A single window of Methylobacterium nodulans ORS 2060 DNA harbors:
- a CDS encoding CbtA family protein, with protein sequence MTIRLLSAALVAGFLAACVASGLQFALTSPLILEAEKYETHASLEPVQASSLIVLAHAGSEHGAGHGAGAETEEWQPAPGLPRLAFTALATLVSGVGYALLLGAVLLATGRPVTRGEALRFAIGGFLAASLAPAIGLPPELPGMGGEALALRQTWWIATALATAAGLYLVAIRGGALAVATGLALIVAPHVWGAPHVAESSALPAAVAAQFAARSIAVAFAFWAVLGLAFGWAWDAVARKPAA encoded by the coding sequence ATGACGATCCGACTGCTCTCCGCGGCCCTCGTCGCGGGATTCCTGGCCGCCTGCGTGGCGTCCGGGCTGCAATTCGCCCTGACCTCGCCGCTGATCCTGGAAGCGGAGAAGTACGAGACCCATGCGAGCCTGGAGCCCGTGCAGGCCTCGTCGCTGATCGTGCTCGCCCATGCGGGGTCGGAGCACGGGGCCGGCCACGGGGCCGGCGCGGAGACCGAGGAGTGGCAGCCGGCGCCCGGTCTGCCGCGGCTCGCCTTCACGGCGCTCGCCACGCTGGTGAGCGGGGTCGGCTATGCGCTGCTCCTCGGGGCGGTGCTGCTGGCGACGGGCCGCCCGGTGACGCGCGGGGAGGCCCTGCGCTTCGCCATCGGCGGCTTCCTCGCCGCGAGCCTCGCGCCGGCAATCGGCCTGCCGCCGGAACTGCCCGGGATGGGCGGGGAGGCGCTGGCGCTCCGGCAGACCTGGTGGATCGCCACCGCGCTGGCCACGGCGGCGGGCCTCTATCTCGTCGCGATCCGGGGCGGCGCACTGGCGGTGGCGACCGGGCTCGCGCTGATCGTGGCCCCGCATGTCTGGGGGGCGCCGCACGTGGCCGAGAGCAGCGCGCTGCCGGCCGCAGTCGCGGCGCAGTTCGCGGCCCGCTCGATCGCTGTCGCCTTCGCCTTCTGGGCGGTGCTGGGCCTCGCCTTCGGCTGGGCCTGGGATGCGGTCGCCCGCAAGCCTGCGGCGTGA
- the cobO gene encoding cob(I)yrinic acid a,c-diamide adenosyltransferase translates to MDSDDEAARHRAKMIKRKAVQDAEVAGKTIEKGLLIVHTGPGKGKSTAAFGLMLRALGRGWRVGVVQFIKGAWETGERLALDRFGDQVAWHTMGEGFTWETQDRARDVAAAEAAWAQAQRLMQDGSIRLLILDELNIALRYEYLPLDEVVAVLRERRPDLHVVVTGRNAKPDLVAAADLVTEMGQVKHHFAAGVKAQEGIEF, encoded by the coding sequence ATGGACAGCGACGACGAGGCCGCCCGACACCGCGCCAAGATGATCAAGCGCAAGGCGGTTCAGGACGCGGAGGTGGCGGGCAAGACCATCGAGAAGGGCCTGCTCATCGTCCATACCGGGCCGGGCAAGGGGAAGTCCACGGCGGCCTTCGGGCTGATGCTGCGGGCGCTCGGCCGCGGCTGGCGCGTCGGCGTGGTGCAGTTCATCAAGGGCGCCTGGGAGACCGGCGAGCGCCTCGCCCTCGACCGGTTCGGCGATCAGGTGGCGTGGCACACGATGGGCGAGGGCTTCACCTGGGAGACCCAGGACCGGGCGCGGGACGTGGCGGCCGCCGAGGCCGCCTGGGCCCAGGCCCAGCGACTGATGCAGGACGGCAGCATCCGCCTGCTCATCCTCGACGAGCTCAACATCGCGCTTCGCTACGAGTACCTGCCCCTCGACGAGGTGGTGGCGGTGCTGCGCGAGCGGCGGCCCGACCTCCACGTGGTCGTCACGGGCCGCAATGCCAAGCCCGATCTCGTCGCGGCCGCCGATCTCGTAACCGAGATGGGCCAGGTCAAGCACCACTTCGCCGCGGGGGTGAAGGCGCAGGAGGGGATCGAGTTCTGA
- the cobU gene encoding bifunctional adenosylcobinamide kinase/adenosylcobinamide-phosphate guanylyltransferase, translating into MAGEATRGPRLTLVLGGARSGKSAYAESLVQAEPAPWIYVATAQGYDDEMRARIADHRARRPAGWETRDAPRDLVGVLGATPPGRPVLVDCLTLWLSNALLDEADLAAKTGALVAACTRHPGPLVLVSNEVGFGIVPDNALARRFRDEAGRLHQRLAAIADRVVLVVAGLPLVVKGE; encoded by the coding sequence GTGGCGGGTGAGGCGACGAGGGGGCCGCGGCTGACCCTGGTTCTCGGTGGCGCCCGCTCGGGCAAGAGCGCCTATGCGGAAAGCCTTGTCCAGGCGGAGCCGGCGCCCTGGATCTACGTCGCGACCGCGCAAGGCTACGACGATGAGATGCGGGCCCGCATCGCCGATCACCGGGCCCGCCGGCCCGCCGGCTGGGAGACGCGCGACGCCCCGCGCGACCTCGTCGGGGTGCTCGGTGCGACACCGCCCGGACGGCCTGTCCTCGTCGACTGCCTGACCCTGTGGCTCAGCAACGCCCTGCTGGACGAGGCCGATCTCGCCGCCAAGACCGGGGCTCTCGTCGCGGCCTGCACGCGCCATCCCGGGCCTCTGGTCCTGGTCTCGAACGAGGTCGGCTTCGGCATCGTGCCAGACAACGCGCTCGCCCGGCGCTTCCGCGACGAGGCCGGGCGCCTGCATCAACGGCTCGCCGCCATCGCCGACCGGGTCGTCCTGGTGGTGGCGGGCCTGCCGCTCGTGGTTAAGGGAGAATGA
- a CDS encoding DUF1636 family protein, producing MAVTLYVCTTCRAESDPPDGPRAGARLHATLAETLAGEGVRVEPVECLSVCKRPCTVAVSSPGRWTYVYGDLDPASAPAILRDGLSRYTAAPDGLVPWRERPEAFRKGVIARIPPFSA from the coding sequence ATGGCCGTCACCCTCTATGTCTGCACCACCTGTCGGGCGGAATCCGATCCGCCCGACGGGCCACGGGCCGGCGCCCGCCTGCACGCTACGCTTGCCGAAACCCTGGCCGGGGAGGGCGTGCGGGTCGAGCCGGTGGAGTGCCTGTCGGTCTGCAAGCGGCCCTGCACGGTGGCGGTCTCCTCGCCTGGCCGCTGGACCTACGTCTATGGCGACCTCGACCCGGCGAGCGCCCCCGCCATCCTGCGCGACGGGCTGTCGCGCTACACTGCCGCGCCGGATGGTCTCGTGCCCTGGCGCGAGCGGCCGGAAGCCTTTCGCAAGGGCGTCATCGCCCGCATCCCCCCGTTTTCCGCATGA
- a CDS encoding outer membrane protein: MFKTVLLTGAATALLAGAASAADLPRREPPPPVFTPVPVFTWTGFYAGLHTDYVFTDRTRITTVGNTAVNAAAVAGLVRAPRIFTEVDGFANIGGGFGYNYQFTPGSGVVVGVQADWAWTDLEKNRGYLSPTVPVFGSAYRQGLGWLGTLVGRAGYAFDRFFVYGLGGLAYGDVTTGATFFNPGGVVAYTGQITDFRTGFAYGGGIEYAIPDDSFLARLNVLSLIGVQSAAVTIKAEYLHYDLGSRNVLINNTGLAGSPGSFTSRFRTEGNLVRAGFNYKFSGL; the protein is encoded by the coding sequence ATGTTCAAGACTGTTCTCCTGACCGGCGCCGCCACGGCGCTCCTCGCCGGCGCGGCTAGCGCGGCCGATCTGCCCCGCCGCGAGCCGCCGCCGCCGGTCTTCACGCCGGTCCCGGTCTTCACCTGGACGGGCTTCTATGCGGGCCTCCATACCGACTACGTCTTCACCGATCGCACGCGCATCACCACGGTCGGCAACACGGCGGTCAATGCGGCCGCCGTCGCGGGCCTCGTCCGGGCGCCGAGGATCTTCACCGAGGTCGACGGCTTCGCCAATATCGGCGGCGGCTTCGGCTACAACTACCAGTTCACGCCGGGCAGCGGCGTCGTCGTCGGCGTCCAGGCCGACTGGGCCTGGACCGACCTGGAGAAGAACCGGGGCTATCTGAGCCCGACGGTTCCGGTCTTCGGGAGCGCCTACCGGCAGGGCCTTGGCTGGCTCGGCACGCTGGTCGGGCGCGCCGGCTATGCTTTCGACCGCTTCTTCGTCTACGGCCTCGGTGGTCTTGCGTATGGCGACGTGACGACCGGCGCCACCTTCTTCAACCCCGGCGGCGTGGTCGCCTATACGGGCCAGATCACCGACTTCAGGACCGGCTTCGCCTATGGCGGCGGCATCGAGTACGCGATCCCCGACGACAGCTTCCTCGCGAGGCTCAACGTCCTGAGCCTCATCGGCGTCCAGTCGGCCGCCGTGACGATCAAGGCCGAGTACCTCCACTACGACCTCGGCAGCCGCAACGTGCTGATCAACAACACCGGCCTCGCCGGTTCGCCCGGCTCCTTCACGTCGCGCTTCCGCACCGAGGGCAACCTGGTGCGGGCCGGGTTCAACTACAAGTTCAGCGGACTTTGA
- a CDS encoding CbtB domain-containing protein: MVAVTRTLSPVLAGERLNAVLVAAILGLGLLFMSGFSPAAALHNAAHDWRHAHNFPCH; the protein is encoded by the coding sequence ATGGTCGCTGTCACTCGTACCCTTTCTCCCGTGCTCGCCGGCGAACGGCTGAATGCGGTGCTCGTCGCCGCCATCCTCGGGCTCGGCCTGCTCTTCATGTCGGGCTTCTCGCCGGCGGCCGCGCTGCACAATGCCGCGCACGACTGGCGCCACGCGCATAACTTCCCCTGCCACTGA